The sequence below is a genomic window from Nocardia fluminea.
GATGGCGCTGTCGTATGTGGCGCAGTCCGCGCGCGGCATCTATCAGCCCGCCGTTCCGCAGCGCAAGATCGACGAGTGCGACACCGTCACCGAACGGTTCATGACCCGCTGGAAGGGTGACCCGGACCCGCGCCACACCGAGGCGATCGACGCCTACTGGGTGTCGGCGGCCGAGCACGGCATGAACGCCTCCACCTTCACCGCCCGCGTCATCGCCTCCACCGGCGCCGACGTGGCGGCCTCGCTGTCCGGCGCGATCGGTGCCATGTCCGGCCCGCTGCACGGCGGCGCCCCGGCACGCGTGCTGCCGATGATCGAGGCCGTCGAGAAGTCCGGTGACGCGCGTGCGCTGGTCAAGGGCATCCTCGACCGCAAAGAGAAGCTGATGGGCTTCGGCCACCGGGTGTACCGCGCCGAGGACCCGCGCGCCCGCGTGCTCCGCGCCACCGCCCAGCGCCTCGACGCCCCCCGCTTCGAAGTCGCCGCCGCGCTCGAGCAGGCCGCGCTGGCCGAGCTGCGCGAGCGTCGCCCGGATCGCGCGATCGAGACCAACGTCGAGTTCTGGGCGGCGGTCATCCTCGACTTCGCCGAGGTTCCGGCCCACATGATGCCCGCGATGTTCACCTGTGGCCGCACCGCGGGCTGGTGTGCGCACATCCTCGAGCAGAAGCAGCTGGGCAAGCTGGTCCGCCCGGCCGCGATCTACACCGGGCCCGGCCCGCGCACCCCGGACGAGGTTCCGGGCTGGTCCACCATCTCGCAGCACTGAGTCATCGAACCGGGCGCCGCGATGTCGGCGTCCGGTTCCCGCGCCTAGCGCGTCAACGCCGCGAAATCGATCGCGACGGAGGCCCCACGGTCGACGGTGAAGAACGCCGCCGCCAACCGCGTCCCGAGTTCGATCTGCCCGACGGCCGCGAGCGGTACCGGCTGGATCAACCGCACCCGCCACGGCAACGGCTCGTCCCAGGCCCGCATCTCCAGATCGAGCCGGAGCACCGGATCGTCGCGCCCGGTGTAGTCCGCGGCGATCGGCGCGACCGCGAGGACGATCGCCTCGGCGCGCCGCCCGTTGGCCAGGATCTTGGCCGCGGCCTTGCGTCCCGACTGCGGCGTCTCGGGCACGAACAGCACGACTCGCTCCCGGTCTCCCGGGTCCACCCGGCAGCCCACCACGTCGCCGGTCTGCATCCATTCCAGGTCCTGGCTACGCACCCGCTGCCGTACCCGCGCGTCGTAGGCCAGCTCCCCCGGCACCGAAACCCGCACACTGAATCGATAGCCGCCCTCCCCGCGCCGCGTCCGCACCGACAGCACGCTCGCCGTCGCGGGCAGACCTCTGATCAGCAGTTCCCGCCGCGCACTCTCGGACAGCAACCCCGGCCGCCGCCCGAAAGCCCACACACACCGGTCGAGCAGGGTCCGACCCGAGTCGGCCACAACGAGGCTCATGGCAGAAGGGTAATGCGAACGCTCTTCGCGCAAGGGCAAATTCCCCGCACCGCCCGCGACCCGCCGACCGTGGCGACCTCGGCGAGAATGCGGTCGGCTCCGGCGAGTGGGCCGCCTCACAGCCACTTGCCGACCCGCCCCCGTGCGCGTACGAGCTTCGGCCGACCACTAAACTCGCCCCCATGACCAGTGCGTTCCCGACCATTCCCGCCGACCTCTTGCCCGCCGACGGACGGTTCGGCTGCGGCCCCTCCAAGGTCCGTCCGGAGCAGCTGCAGTCCCTGGTGACTGTCGGCGCCTCGGTCTTCGGCACCTCGCATCGCCAGAAGCCGGTCAAGGACGTGGTCGCCCGCGTTCGCAATGGCCTGCGTGAGCTGTTCTCGCTGCCCGACGGCTACGAGGTCGTGCTCGGCAACGGTGGCACCACCGCGTTCTGGGACGCCGCCGCCTTCGGCCTGATCCGCGAGCGCTCGCTGCACCTGACCAACGGCGAGTTCTCCTCGAAGTTCGCCTCGGTGGCCAAGGGCAACCCCTTCATCGGCGACCCGATCGTCGTGAAGGCCGAGCCGGGCAGCGCGCCCGAGCCCGTGTCGGACCCGAGCGTCGACCTCATCGGCTGGGCCCACAACGAGACCTCCACCGGCGTGTCCATCCCGGTGTCGCGTCCGGCCGGTTCGGAGCACGCCCTCATCGCCATCGACGCCACCTCGGGCGCGGGCGGTCTGCCGGTGAACATCGCCGACTCCGACGTCTACTACTTCGCCCCCCAGAAGTGCTTCGCCGCCGACGGTGGCCTGTGGATCGCGATCATGAGCCCGGCCGCGCTGGCCCGCGTCGCCGAGATCAAGGACTCGGGTCGCTGGACCCCGGAGTTCCTGTCGCTGCCGATCGCGGTCGACAACTCCTCCAAGGACCAGACCTACAACACCCCGGCGCTGGCCACCCTGCTGCTGTTCGCCGACCAGATCGAGTGGATGAACGCCAACGGCGGCCTCGACTGGACCGTGAAGCGCACCCTGGACTCGTCCTCGCGCCTGTACTCGTGGGCCGAGTCGAGCTCCTTCGCCACCCCGTACGTGTCGGACCCGGCGCACCGCTCGCAGGTCGTGGGCACCATCGACTTCGACGACGCGGTCGACGCGGCCCAGGTCGCCAAGATCCTGCGCGCCAACGGCGTGGTCGACACCGAGCCCTACCGCAAGCTGGGCCGTAACCAGCTGCGCGTCGGCATGTTCCCGGCGATCGACCCGGAAGATGTTTCGCAGCTGACCCGTTCGATCGACTGGGTCGTCGGCCAGCTCTGAGATAAGACCGCGATAGGGCCGGTGCCCGGTGAACCATTCGGTTCGCCGGGCACCGGCTCTTCTTGTTCCAGACTGCACACATTCGCAATATTCGCCGAGTTTCGACAGATCTCGGTACCGATATTTGATGTTGATCTATCACCAAAACCCCTGCACACAAGCGGAATTCGGGTGGTGAGCCGATCAGATTAGCCCCCTGGGCACGCTTGGCGCGCGATTTAAGTCGTGCGTGTCTGCTGCGGCGGCCAAGTAATGTGCACTACTGTCTAGGAAAGTGGGCGGTGTCCTCAACAGACGGAGCCGACGCGATAGGGAGGTAACGGTGCGTGAACTTCGAGTGATCGGGGTGACGCCCGACTCCACGCACATCGTGTGCAGCGACACCGAGTCCGGTACCAAGTTCCGGTTGCCCGCCGACGACAAGCTCCGCGCGGCCGCGCGCGGCGACCTCGCACGATTCGGCCAGATCGAAATCGAAACGGAGGCGACTATGCGTCCTCGCGATATTCAGGCCCGTATTCGCGCTGGAGCGTCCGTCGAGCAGGTCACTGCGGAGTCCGGGATGCCGGAATCCAAAGTCGAACGATTCGCCTACCCCGTCTTGCTCGAGCGTGCTCGCGCGGCCGAACTGGCGCAGAAGGCGCACCCGGTGCGCCCCGACGGCCCCTCGGTGGAAACGCTGCACGAGATCGTCACCGCGGCCTTCACCGAGCGCGGCCACACCATCGAACAGGCCGAGTGGGATGCCTGGAAAGACGAAAAGGGTTTCTGGGTCGCCCAATTGCAGTGGCGTCACGGTCACTCCGAGATCGCCGCGCACTGGCGCTACCAGCCCGATGCGCACGGCGGCTCGGTGTCGCCGCTCGATGATCCGGCCAACGACCTGATCGATCCCGACTTCGGCCGCGCGCTGCGCGGACTGGCGACGATCCTGCCCACGCCGGCTCCGGCCCCCTCGCCGGTGCTCGAACCGCCGACCCCGGCGGAGCCACGTCCGCGCGAGCAGATCGCCGCACCCGCCGCGCGTCCACAGAGCCGTCCGGCGCCGAACGTGGACGAGTACTACGAGCAGCGTCAGGTCGCGGCAGGCGGTGGGACGGCGGCGATTCCGACCGCGCCCATCCCGGCGGCGCCGATCCCCGCCGCGCCCAAGCCCGCTGTTCCCGCCGCGCCGAGCCAGCCCGCGGCGCAGGCGGAGGAGCCCGCTCAGGAGCCGGTGGCCGAGAAGCCCGCACCGAAACCCGCGCGTACCAAGCGCGGTAAGGCGCCCATGCCGTCCTGGGAAGACGTGCTGCTGGGCGTGCGAAGCTCCGGCAACTGACGCTCCTCTCACGAGGGCATGGGTAGTACCGGCCTGATGGGAGGTGGCTCATGTCAGCGGCTTCTACGCTCTGGTACGTCGATACGCCGGATCCCGCCGCGGTGTTGCGGGGACAGCTCGAGTCCGATCCTGTCGCGGCGGCGGCGCTGGCCGGGCAGTTGTACGCAGACCACGACGTCGCGCCGCACATGGTCGGCACGCTGGCCGGTTGCGCCGCGCCGGATCGCGACGAGGTCTATATCGGGTGCTATCCCGGGTTGACCGTGGTGTGCACGGCCGAGGCCGCGCTGGTTCATCCGACGAAGCTGCCCGACCTGCTGGTGCGCCCGCTCGCGTCCGAACACACCTATCTCGTGTCCTACGACGCGACGCTGCACTGGGGTGCGTTCGCGCATTGGGAGCGTGGGGAATTCCGGCGGTCGTTCAGTTCCACCCGGGTGGACATTCTGGAGAATGAAGGGCTCCCGATGGTGTGGGAGCGGACCTTCTGGGCGGGTGAGCATCCGGTGCCGTGGCGGGGCTCGGACCATCCCGAACCGCGGTCGCTGCCGTTCGATCCACCGGATTTCGCCGATGCCGCCAATGCCGAGTGGCTCGGCTTCCGCTACCTGGCCCCCACCGCTCCCGGCCTGCTCTCCCCCGCTGACCTGGCGGTCTGCGGTTTCACGCTGTATCCGAAAGGCCAGGCCCCGGAACAGAAGCGCGCACTGGCCGATCGTCCCGGTGCGGCGACGCGGCGCAAGCGCGGGCTCTTCGGGTGGTTGCGCGGCGCCGATCGGGTGCTGTGAGTGTCAGCTGAGCTGGTAGACGATCACAGCGATCCAGCCGAGCACCACCGCCGCGGCCGCACCGGCCAGCACCCAGCGCACCACCGGCGTGAACCGCCATCGCCACGCCGTCGGCGCCACCCCGACCGCCGCCACCACGTTCACTCCGATGGCCAGCAGTGGATCGACCGCGGCCAGCGCACATCCGAAGGCGTAGACCGCGACCCCGCCGAGCAGCGCGACCAACACGACAACGGTGCCGCCGGCCGCCCACGGTACCGAATCCACCTGCGCCCGATACGGTCCCTCACACTCCTTGCTCATGACGTGCGCACTCGTTCGTAGAACGCCATCGCCGCCGCGGTCGCGACATTGAGCGAATCGGTGCCCGGTGACATCGGGATGCGTGCGCGAACATCGGTGGCGCGCATGGCTTCCTCGGTCAGACCCGGCCCTTCGGCACCGAGCAGCAGCGCCACCTTCTCCCCCGTCATCGCCGTCGCCAGATTCACCGCCGCGGGATTCGGTGTCAACGCGATGATCTGGAAACCCTTGTCCCGCACGAGGTCCAGGCTCTGCGGCCAGCGCGGCAGTTGCGCGAAGGGCACCCGCAGCACATGCCCCATCGACACCCGGACCGCTCGCCGATAGAGCGGATCGGCACACCGGTCGCCGAACAGCACCGCGTCCGCGCCGAGCCCGGCGGCGTTGCGGAACATCGAACCCAGGTTCTCGTGGTCGTTCACGCCCTCCAGCACCGCCACCGTGCGCGCGCCGTCGAGCACCTCGTCGACGGTGAGTTCGGCCGGACGCGGCGCCACGGCGAGTACGCCGCGGTTGAGATGGAAGCCCACCACCTCGGCCATCACCTCCGCGCTCGCGCGGTAGTACGGCAGATCGTGATCGGCGAGATCGCCGGCCAGGGTCTCGAAGCGCTTCCCCACACCCAGCAGGGCGCTCGGCGCGAAACGCGAGTCGAGCATCCGCTGCACCACCACGACGCCCTCGGCGATGACCAGGCCTTTGCGGCCCGGCAGGTCCGGCCTGCGGTCGGCATCGGACAGGTCACGGAAGTCGTCGACGCGCGGGTCGGTGGGGTCGTCGATATCGATCACTTCGGCCACCGGCTAATCCTGGCATGCTGGAAGCATGAAGATTGTCCAGTTGATCTTGAACGTGCTCTGGGTGGTGCTGTGCGGGTTCTGGATGGCGCTGGGGTACCTGCTCGCGGCACTGATCTGTTTCATCCTGATCGTCACCATCCCGTTCGGGATCGCCTCGCTACGCCTGGCCGGGTACGTGCTGTGGCCGTTCGGCCGCACCGTCGTCGACAAACCGAGCGCGGGCGCGGGCTCGCTGATCGGCAATGTGATCTGGTTCGTCTTCGCGGGCTGGTGGCTGGCGCTGGGCCATGTGTTCACCAGCATCGCGCTGGCGGTGACGATCATCGGTCTGCCGTTCGCCTGGGCGAATCTCAAGCTGGTGCCGCTGTCGCTGTTCCCGCTCGGCCATGACGTGGTGCCGTCCGACACGGTGCGGTGATCGAGCCGATCACTCCGATTCG
It includes:
- a CDS encoding citrate synthase 2, with product MTTSSVPQDFVSGLEGVVAFTTDIAEPDKDGGALRYRGVDIQDLVTDQVTFGDVWALLVDGEFGRGLPPAEPFPLPVHTGDVRVDVQAGLAMLAPIWGYEPLLDIDDETARENLARASVMALSYVAQSARGIYQPAVPQRKIDECDTVTERFMTRWKGDPDPRHTEAIDAYWVSAAEHGMNASTFTARVIASTGADVAASLSGAIGAMSGPLHGGAPARVLPMIEAVEKSGDARALVKGILDRKEKLMGFGHRVYRAEDPRARVLRATAQRLDAPRFEVAAALEQAALAELRERRPDRAIETNVEFWAAVILDFAEVPAHMMPAMFTCGRTAGWCAHILEQKQLGKLVRPAAIYTGPGPRTPDEVPGWSTISQH
- a CDS encoding DUF2537 domain-containing protein codes for the protein MSKECEGPYRAQVDSVPWAAGGTVVVLVALLGGVAVYAFGCALAAVDPLLAIGVNVVAAVGVAPTAWRWRFTPVVRWVLAGAAAAVVLGWIAVIVYQLS
- the serC gene encoding phosphoserine transaminase, which gives rise to MTSAFPTIPADLLPADGRFGCGPSKVRPEQLQSLVTVGASVFGTSHRQKPVKDVVARVRNGLRELFSLPDGYEVVLGNGGTTAFWDAAAFGLIRERSLHLTNGEFSSKFASVAKGNPFIGDPIVVKAEPGSAPEPVSDPSVDLIGWAHNETSTGVSIPVSRPAGSEHALIAIDATSGAGGLPVNIADSDVYYFAPQKCFAADGGLWIAIMSPAALARVAEIKDSGRWTPEFLSLPIAVDNSSKDQTYNTPALATLLLFADQIEWMNANGGLDWTVKRTLDSSSRLYSWAESSSFATPYVSDPAHRSQVVGTIDFDDAVDAAQVAKILRANGVVDTEPYRKLGRNQLRVGMFPAIDPEDVSQLTRSIDWVVGQL
- the sepH gene encoding septation protein SepH — translated: MRELRVIGVTPDSTHIVCSDTESGTKFRLPADDKLRAAARGDLARFGQIEIETEATMRPRDIQARIRAGASVEQVTAESGMPESKVERFAYPVLLERARAAELAQKAHPVRPDGPSVETLHEIVTAAFTERGHTIEQAEWDAWKDEKGFWVAQLQWRHGHSEIAAHWRYQPDAHGGSVSPLDDPANDLIDPDFGRALRGLATILPTPAPAPSPVLEPPTPAEPRPREQIAAPAARPQSRPAPNVDEYYEQRQVAAGGGTAAIPTAPIPAAPIPAAPKPAVPAAPSQPAAQAEEPAQEPVAEKPAPKPARTKRGKAPMPSWEDVLLGVRSSGN
- a CDS encoding DUF6928 family protein, giving the protein MSAASTLWYVDTPDPAAVLRGQLESDPVAAAALAGQLYADHDVAPHMVGTLAGCAAPDRDEVYIGCYPGLTVVCTAEAALVHPTKLPDLLVRPLASEHTYLVSYDATLHWGAFAHWERGEFRRSFSSTRVDILENEGLPMVWERTFWAGEHPVPWRGSDHPEPRSLPFDPPDFADAANAEWLGFRYLAPTAPGLLSPADLAVCGFTLYPKGQAPEQKRALADRPGAATRRKRGLFGWLRGADRVL
- a CDS encoding TrmH family RNA methyltransferase: MAEVIDIDDPTDPRVDDFRDLSDADRRPDLPGRKGLVIAEGVVVVQRMLDSRFAPSALLGVGKRFETLAGDLADHDLPYYRASAEVMAEVVGFHLNRGVLAVAPRPAELTVDEVLDGARTVAVLEGVNDHENLGSMFRNAAGLGADAVLFGDRCADPLYRRAVRVSMGHVLRVPFAQLPRWPQSLDLVRDKGFQIIALTPNPAAVNLATAMTGEKVALLLGAEGPGLTEEAMRATDVRARIPMSPGTDSLNVATAAAMAFYERVRTS
- a CDS encoding YccF domain-containing protein — translated: MKIVQLILNVLWVVLCGFWMALGYLLAALICFILIVTIPFGIASLRLAGYVLWPFGRTVVDKPSAGAGSLIGNVIWFVFAGWWLALGHVFTSIALAVTIIGLPFAWANLKLVPLSLFPLGHDVVPSDTVR